One window of Staphylococcus chromogenes genomic DNA carries:
- a CDS encoding SdrH family protein, with amino-acid sequence MLKSKRRKGLKILNISLFMAGTLLYAPSHMLSNLNAEDSVTPNNASQPTVLSSTEEPSTEQPSTEEPSTEQPSTEQPSTEEPSTEQPSTEEPSTEQPSTEEPSTEQPSTEEPSTEQPSTEEPSTEQPSTEEPSTEQPSTEESSTEQPPTPGPSQPNKPTSDNGTSHGQQAPSGENPRGPNYPSESGENDTSTRNHDGNNQQPYDPSQSGNRGNFQNAMNNEPINRDLINNDFLLPSYYQNNTSTPPETPQGRNDISSVGFSDRENEFNPLSTDRYYQNLDRKMLALITGEIGALPDDRKMSGKISATHHNDDKVREINQNGENLEAKQNGNGHNRAREGLNFLKYIGIGLASLILIAGFSYLIWRRIKNGN; translated from the coding sequence GTGCTTAAATCAAAAAGAAGAAAAGGGCTAAAAATTTTAAATATCTCATTATTCATGGCCGGAACGTTATTGTATGCGCCTAGTCACATGCTATCAAATTTAAATGCTGAAGATAGCGTGACACCAAATAATGCTAGCCAACCCACTGTTCTATCATCGACCGAGGAACCATCGACAGAACAACCATCAACGGAAGAGCCATCGACAGAACAACCATCAACGGAACAGCCATCGACGGAAGAGCCATCAACAGAACAGCCGTCGACAGAGGAACCATCAACAGAACAACCGTCAACAGAGGAACCGTCAACAGAACAACCGTCAACAGAGGAACCGTCAACGGAACAACCGTCAACAGAGGAACCGTCAACGGAACAACCGTCAACAGAGGAGCCATCAACGGAGCAGCCGTCGACAGAAGAGTCATCAACAGAACAGCCTCCAACGCCAGGGCCTTCTCAACCTAATAAACCGACATCAGACAATGGAACTTCTCATGGGCAACAAGCTCCTTCAGGTGAAAATCCTAGAGGTCCAAATTATCCAAGTGAGTCAGGAGAAAATGACACATCAACTCGAAATCATGATGGCAATAACCAACAACCATACGATCCAAGTCAATCCGGTAATAGAGGAAATTTTCAAAATGCAATGAACAACGAACCAATCAATCGTGATTTAATCAATAATGATTTCTTATTGCCAAGTTATTATCAAAATAATACCTCTACACCCCCTGAGACACCTCAAGGTAGGAATGACATAAGTAGTGTAGGATTTTCTGATAGAGAAAATGAATTTAACCCATTATCGACCGACCGTTACTATCAAAATTTAGATCGTAAAATGCTTGCACTCATCACTGGAGAGATTGGCGCTTTGCCAGATGATCGAAAAATGTCAGGGAAGATAAGTGCAACTCATCATAATGATGATAAGGTTCGTGAAATTAACCAAAATGGAGAAAATTTAGAAGCAAAACAAAATGGTAATGGTCATAATAGGGCACGTGAAGGATTAAATTTTTTAAAGTATATAGGGATAGGTTTAGCGAGCTTGATATTGATTGCTGGATTTAGTTACCTCATATGGAGAAGAATTAAAAATGGAAATTAA
- the mroQ gene encoding intramembrane glutamic endopeptidase MroQ, whose product MNRILVSVLTIVLYLLAQFAPAILNQLGLISHHQNQLELMKQLIHIQLIGFIIAAILILIMQIRVKNPLQFELPPKEPKRYIVPWILAGLAIVLIAQIIVNVISVFLLGSNPASENTMRLMKIAKQMPIFILLIAIIGPLLEEFVFRKVLFGELYQLLKGSKSLRFIIASIISSAIFAIAHMDFSHFLAYFIMGIIFSSFYFYTKRLSISIGIHMAQNGLVALVQFMIPEKVVEESLKNAQLIHYFLIFF is encoded by the coding sequence ATGAATCGAATTCTCGTTTCTGTTCTAACAATCGTTTTATATTTACTTGCTCAATTTGCACCTGCTATCCTCAATCAATTGGGCTTAATTTCTCATCATCAAAATCAGTTAGAACTTATGAAACAACTTATACATATTCAATTAATTGGTTTTATTATTGCCGCAATACTTATCTTAATCATGCAAATCCGGGTTAAAAACCCTTTACAATTTGAGCTTCCACCTAAAGAACCTAAACGCTATATTGTTCCTTGGATTCTTGCAGGTCTTGCCATTGTCTTAATCGCTCAGATTATAGTGAATGTGATTAGCGTCTTCTTATTAGGTAGCAATCCCGCAAGCGAAAATACAATGCGCTTAATGAAGATTGCGAAACAAATGCCGATCTTTATTTTACTCATTGCTATAATTGGCCCGCTACTTGAAGAATTTGTTTTTAGAAAAGTGTTATTTGGTGAATTATATCAGTTGCTAAAAGGGTCTAAATCATTACGTTTTATCATAGCGAGTATCATCAGTTCAGCTATTTTTGCGATCGCACATATGGATTTTTCTCATTTTTTAGCTTACTTTATTATGGGAATTATTTTCTCTAGTTTTTATTTTTATACAAAGCGTTTAAGTATTTCAATTGGGATTCATATGGCTCAAAATGGGCTCGTCGCATTGGTGCAGTTCATGATACCTGAAAAAGTAGTTGAGGAATCTTTAAAAAATGCACAATTGATTCACTATTTCCTTATCTTCTTTTAA